One window of the Torulaspora delbrueckii CBS 1146 chromosome 6, complete genome genome contains the following:
- the CUP9 gene encoding Cup9p (similar to Saccharomyces cerevisiae TOS8 (YGL096W) and CUP9 (YPL177C); ancestral locus Anc_6.170): MSSNILPDTQQVRLPSIRNLLLSIDTPTATTDPRHHLPVIPTNAVAVSAPYRPQSLPFHEKPQYVHPNQQQQAQSQFVEDRLIKPQLSPPMQTEPNWSYSSTKLHTQERKGSVNSGSSSHDANNSGGISNGRRSNLPKETVQILNTWLLDHLRNPYPTPQEKRELLIKTGLTKIQLSNWFINVRRRKIFCDYYELANRNRNSSECTEQVTEEAVWAATSSSTEEEELAKRFAQVPLTRRKKLIDRLEELKKASRAG; this comes from the coding sequence ATGTCGTCAAATATCCTTCCAGATACACAGCAAGTCAGGTTGCCGTCAATTCGCAACTTGCTGCTTTCGATAGATACCCCTACAGCTACAACTGATCCACGACATCACCTTCCAGTTATTCCAACTAATGCGGTTGCTGTATCGGCTCCATATCGTCCACAATCATTGCCCTTCCATGAAAAACCTCAGTACGTGCATCCAAACCAACAGCAACAGGCACAATCacagtttgttgaagatcgaCTGATAAAACCGCAGTTGAGTCCACCCATGCAGACTGAACCCAATTGGTCCTACAGTTCAACGAAACTGCATACGCAGGAGCGTAAGGGCAGTGTCAACAGCGGTAGTAGTTCCCATGATGCGAACAATAGCGGTGGTATTAGCAATGGCAGAAGATCGAATTTACCAAAAGAGACTGTGCAAATTCTGAATACGTGGTTATTGGATCATTTAAGGAACCCATACCCAACTCCGCAGGAGAAACGTGAATTACTGATAAAGACCGGTCTAACCAAGATTCAATTATCTAATTGGTTTATCAAtgtcagaagaagaaaaatcttCTGCGACTACTATGAGTTGGCTAATAGGAATCGAAATTCCAGTGAATGCACAGAACAAGTCACTGAAGAAGCCGTCTGGGCTGCAACTTCGTCGTCGaccgaggaagaagagctaGCCAAGAGATTTGCTCAAGTACCCCTGACTAGGCGTAAGAAATTAATCGACAGgttggaagaattgaagaaagccTCTCGAGCTGGTTAA
- the ALG5 gene encoding dolichyl-phosphate beta-glucosyltransferase (similar to Saccharomyces cerevisiae ALG5 (YPL227C); ancestral locus Anc_6.253) produces the protein MTVASNHLQDVDLRTLLTSLIIIIIGSVYAIIKLLSHTPRPPVPEELQYQTADIQGNILKGKLPNVTSDLKNGIDDILISVVVPSYNETSRILVMLTEAIKYLQSSAQNKWEILIVDDGSKDGTAEFCLELSHKEFKLDAGQLRVLKFVENRGKGGAVRHGLLHVRGKYALFADADGASNFSDLEALLKSIRDVEKGSNDAAVAIGSRAHMVNTDAVVKRSFIRNLLMYGLHTLVFVFGIRSIKDTQCGFKVFNRQAIIEIFPFLHTEGWIFDVEILMVAIRKSIPIIEVPISWHEVDGSKMDLARDSINMAKDLVVIRMAYILGIYKDSIESARWH, from the coding sequence ATGACTGTGGCGAGCAATCACCTGCAAGATGTTGATTTAAGAACGTTGTTGACATCGCTGATAATAATTATTATTGGTTCTGTGTACGCTATCATTAAGCTACTTTCTCACACGCCAAGACCACCAGTCCCAGAAGAGCTCCAATATCAAACTGCTGACATACAGGGAAACATACTGAAGGGCAAATTGCCCAATGTTACtagtgatttgaaaaacgGCATTGATGATATTCTTATTTCAGTCGTTGTACCAAGTTATAATGAAACCAGCAGAATTTTAGTAATGCTCACTGAAGCTATAAAATATTTGCAGAGTTCAGCGCAGAATAAATGGGAAATTTTAATTGTTGACGATGGCTCCAAAGACGGAACTGCAGAGTTTTGTTTAGAACTTTCTCATAAAGAATTCAAACTGGATGCAGGACAGTTGAGAGTACTTAAATTTGTGGAAAATAGAGGTAAAGGTGGTGCCGTAAGGCATGGTTTATTGCACGTTCGTGGTAAATACGCTTTATTTGCAGATGCCGATGGTGCAAGTAACTTCAGTGATCTCGAAGCACTTTTAAAATCCATACGCGACGTTGAAAAGGGATCAAATGACGCCGCTGTTGCCATTGGATCTCGTGCGCATATGGTGAACACTGACGCGGTTGtgaaaagatctttcatCAGAAACCTACTAATGTATGGTTTGCACACTCTTGTGTTTGTCTTTGGGATTCGTTCAATCAAGGATACACAGTGCGGtttcaaagttttcaaCAGGCAAGCCATCATTGAGATCTTTCCTTTCTTGCATACCGAAGGCTGGATCTTTGATGTGGAGATCTTGATGGTTGCGATTAGAAAATCAATCCCAATCATAGAAGtaccaatttcttggcatgAAGTTGATGGCTCTAAGATGGACCTCGCAAGAGACAGTATCAACATGGCAAAGGACTTGGTGGTCATTAGAATGGCATATATTCTTGGAATCTATAAGGACAGTATAGAGAGTGCTAGATGGCACTAA
- the CET1 gene encoding polynucleotide 5'-phosphatase (similar to Saccharomyces cerevisiae CTL1 (YMR180C) and CET1 (YPL228W); ancestral locus Anc_6.254), translating into MSTTKEERSQPKRALSLDDLVNHDEKDVKRRNANEQNGDAIESDDSNSSRLGPLMDDETDTDDDVGGNGEVNFNTEMTFDYDKQDRDSPQKKQTQAPAVQNIETQTSNSGTAKQDEGAASSVSTIFEEKASLQSKKNNLKKDLRILNEIAATSKPNKYNNVPIWAQKWKPTIKALQNIDKKDLKIDNSFLNIIPDDDLTKSVQDWVYATIYSIPPDLRPLIEMEMKFGLIMDRKTPDRISPPISSQAVYTELDAHMTPNIEAPVFEELKKYLRGISEVSENSGKFSIIESQTRDSLYRVGVATQRPRFLRMSTDINTGRVAQFIEKRKVAHLLLFSPKDSYDVKISINLEIPVSDTEPPEKYKDQTPMSERGKQRVSFIHNDSCTRIDVTKVENQRNGRGNPEVTHEIELEINTPALLSAFNDITSDSKVYASVIRTFLNNGTLIRRKLSTLSYDIFEGQKKGM; encoded by the coding sequence ATGAGTACCACTAAAGAGGAAAGGTCTCAACCAAAACGCGCTTTGTCACTTGACGATTTGGTTAATCACGATGAGAAAGATGTGAAAAGGCGAAACGCTAATGAACAAAATGGAGATGCAATTGAGTCCGACGactccaattcttccagaCTTGGTCCATTGATGGATGATGAGACAGAcacagatgatgatgtcGGGGGAAATGGTGAGGTTAATTTCAACACAGAGATGACTTTTGACTACGACAAACAGGATAGAGATTCTCCACAAAAGAAACAAACGCAAGCGCCTGCAGTTCAAAATATTGAGACACAAACGTCGAACAGCGGTACTGCGAAGCAGGATGAAGGAGCTGCTTCTTCTGTGAGCACGattttcgaagaaaagGCATCTTtacaatcaaagaaaaataatttgaagaaggatcTTCGAATTCTCAATGAAATAGCAGCAACTTCTAAGCCCAACAAATACAATAATGTTCCAATCTGGGCTCAGAAATGGAAGCCTACTATTAAAGCATTGCAAAATATTGATAAAAAGGATTTAAAGATTGACaattcattcttgaatatcatACCGGATGATGATCTAACTAAATCCGTTCAAGATTGGGTTTACGCAACGATATACTCGATTCCACCTGATTTGAGGCCGTTAATCGAAATGGAAATGAAGTTCGGTCTCATAATGGACAGAAAGACGCCGGATCGTATCAGTCCGCCCATATCGTCGCAGGCGGTCTACACTGAATTAGACGCACATATGACACCCAACATCGAGGCTCCCgttttcgaagaattgaagaaatatctGCGTGGAATCAGTGAGGTGAGCGAAAACTCGGGCAAATTCAGTATTATCGAATCACAAACAAGAGACTCGCTGTATAGGGTCGGCGTCGCAACCCAAAGGCCCCGTTTCTTGAGAATGAGTACAGATATTAACACCGGCAGAGTAGCCCAATTCATAGAGAAAAGGAAAGTTGCccatttgttgttgttctcGCCGAAGGATAGTTATGATGTGAAGATCTCGATTAATCTGGAAATTCCGGTATCAGATACAGAACCACCTGAAAAATACAAAGATCAGACTCCCATGAGTGAAAGAGGAAAGCAGCGTGTAAGTTTCATCCATAACGATTCCTGCACCAGAATAGATGTGACGAAAGTCGAGAATCAGAGGAATGGTAGAGGCAACCCAGAGGTGACTCACgaaattgaacttgaaatcAATACACCTGCACTGCTAAGCGCCTTCAACGACATCACTTCAGACAGTAAGGTATATGCCTCGGTTATCAGGACTTTTCTAAATAACGGTACTTTGATAAGAAGGAAGTTGAGTACGCTGTCTtatgatatttttgaaggTCAGAAGAAGGGCATGTAA
- the SPO23 gene encoding Spo23p (similar to Saccharomyces cerevisiae SPO23 (YBR250W); ancestral locus Anc_6.169), producing MDMGLYAKTKRSLSIGSAEKSTSGPSYWRRLSGSTFSTFASLNENTNDDTKLKKVVRLRNLKHGGTTIKNNSGNYEYLYNPLEVGTNPYHTKSAHQNEGFFVELSLDALSKNVYLSDLATQADNPATPSRSSPIYADSSTTIIPDASESSYNNAGVTISGKLKICVNQTKKPVYIKSHCIKLKCFVHEYVCIVESAKRDGSATKRIVKMVEDGDEFCHMLPYKEIKVDIDTGDKICCLTSGTHEFPFSFHLKDFPASESSYFGKTFYRLESVTQVVKIVNKRPWTYDTIILTDEVTVKRILSTANSNLKHESILLQGSWNGTELNYNVILNTKLIEIGVPFGIQLGLMKDMKSNKMLEKVTISLSQTITIPCLDSKTSELLQSSYSKRNEIELYEIDLQEDHNKTKNDDNFHFYEIGNLKVPPTDKSQLCKNWLKPYYCELSTKYSNRARLKITHTVILRLLLSNITEPKSPQEVKGEKKPKNTTCLTLKIPILLVDQDMSNNLWLPPYKRFTTVEQFFEDEPPSYYHDDSIEPPNYLAERSN from the coding sequence atggatATGGGATTGTATGCGAAAACGAAGAGATCTCTGTCGATTGGCAGCGCAGAGAAGTCAACAAGTGGCCCTTCCTATTGGAGGAGGCTATCTGGATCTACTTTTAGCACTTTTGCAAGTTTGAATGAAAACACAAACGATGATACTAAGCTTAAGAAAGTAGTCCGATTAAGGAATTTAAAGCATGGCGGCACGACAATCAAAAATAACTCAGGGAACTATGAATATCTTTACAATCCATTAGAAGTCGGTACTAATCCCTACCACACCAAGAGTGCTCATCAAAATGAAGGTTTTTTCGTAGAGTTATCCCTTGACGCTCTAAGCAAAAACGTGTATTTGTCCGATTTGGCCACACAGGCAGACAATCCAGCTACTCCATCGCGATCTTCACCTATATATGCGGATTCATCTACGACAATCATACCCGATGCATCCGAATCGTCGTATAACAATGCAGGCGTTACGATCAGCGgcaaattgaagatatgTGTGAACCAAACAAAGAAGCCGGTTTATATCAAATCTCATTGCATCAAACTGAAATGTTTTGTCCATGAATATGTCTGTATAGTCGAGTCTGCAAAAAGGGATGGCTCTGCCACTAAGAGAATCGTCAAGATGGTGGAAGATGGTGACGAGTTTTGCCATATGCTGCCTTAtaaagagatcaaagttGATATAGATACTGGTGATAAAATCTGCTGTCTAACGAGTGGTACACATGAGTTTCCCTTCTCGTtccatttgaaagatttcCCAGCTAGCGAATCATCATATTTCGGTAAAACTTTTTACAGGTTGGAAAGTGTCACTCAGGTGGTGAAAATTGTTAACAAGAGACCTTGGACCTATGATACAATCATCTTAACAGACGAGGTCACCGTTAAACGTATTTTATCCACAGCAAATTCAAATTTAAAACATGAATCGATCCTTTTGCAAGGAAGTTGGAACGGTACTGAATTGAACTACAATGTTATACTCAATACAAAATTAATCGAGATCGGTGTACCGTTTGGTATACAATTGGGATTGATGAAGGACATGAAATCTAACAAAATGTTAGAAAAAGTCACCATTTCCCTATCACAAACTATTACAATACCATGTCTTGATTCAAAGACTTCTGAACTTTTACAGTCTTCctattcaaagagaaatgaaattgagctctacgaaattgatcttcaagaagatcacaacaaaacaaagaatgatgataatttcCATTTTTATGAAATCGGTAATTTAAAAGTTCCACCGACAGACAAGAGTCAACTTTGTAAAAATTGGCTAAAACCATATTATTGCGAGTTAAGCACAAAGTATAGCAACAGAGCAAGACTAAAGATTACCCACACGGTCATTTTAAGATTATTACTGTCCAATATAACCGAGCCCAAGTCGCCCCAAGAAGTCAAAGGCGAGAAAAAGCCAAAAAATACTACATGTCTAACACTTAAAATACCCATACTGTTGGTAGACCAAGACATGTCAAACAATTTATGGTTGCCACCTTACAAGAGATTTACAACTGTGGAACAATTTTTCGAAGATGAGCCACCGAGCTATTACCATGACGACTCAATTGAGCCACCAAACTATCTGGCAGAAAGGTCCAACTGA
- the TDEL0F01830 gene encoding uncharacterized protein (similar to Saccharomyces cerevisiae YMR181C and YPL229W; ancestral locus Anc_6.255) — MPYNTPPSQSEYNTPPSQSEYISINNFNRFPTDSQQQTNPGLQQQVPVSPPPFNSPLVYESSGSASATSSSGSSLDFDALKYKNDICKSFEDDLFYCPRSLLSAQEQLTCERVDLFMAEQLRELQQQQQTSMHSSSSPKLSLQRPKFNPYTSQSFSPAPTASGNGLVK, encoded by the coding sequence ATGCCGTATAATACTCCACCATCCCAATCGGAGTATAATACTCCACCATCCCAATCGGAGTATATTAGTATCAATAATTTCAATCGATTTCCCACGGATTCGCAACAGCAAACGAACCCAGGTCTTCAGCAACAGGTACCCGTGAGTCCACCACCTTTCAATTCGCCATTAGTCTACGAGTCGAGTGGCAGCGCGTCTGCCACTAGTAGTAGTGGGAGTAGTCTGGATTttgatgctttgaaatataaAAATGACATTTGCAAGTCTTTTGAAGACGATTTATTTTATTGCCCCAGATCTCTGCTCTCCGCGCAGGAACAACTAACATGTGAGAGAGTAGATCTCTTTATGGCTGAACAACTCAGAGaattacaacaacaacagcaaaCTAGTATGcattcctcatcatcacccAAATTGAGTTTGCAGAGGCCCAAATTCAACCCTTATACATCACAAAGTTTTAGCCCAGCTCCTACGGCATCCGGAAACGGTTTGGTCAAGTAA
- the SPT21 gene encoding Spt21p (similar to Saccharomyces cerevisiae SPT21 (YMR179W); ancestral locus Anc_6.252) yields the protein MTDVSKMALKILYTLDNGSSGTYLARSKRPQAVTVITIPNPTSPGEGDQANFRIGAVELSPVLQEIYMNSPELLSHNGSKSGHDYNLYYKDICELDEPLVSLGLLSQIRHKLRKENGEDIVQVDEHDDDETFIVTGRICSNSAALLKRSYSNSCSIDAEERTSSETLEVKLRFIRVVTEKTSRRPSNTVSRMPRTPLAVQTQQQHVMSKPTARPQKLIRPVKGTVVKRQMNQTPAPKAERTQSLPIWNPKQQMSNNTAFPANSIAHKIYLADRKTDNVQPATQQPLAYQINALQQDNTIQKYKVDDSVSKRFDFMLNKKKDPQQDQQQGKAQTVVKKTTAAKARRFNTMAAIPVPPAESKPKIISKKSQRSESICEENLAPITEENFVLQDLLEGMSNKRQSQGYTEDNKENQPQMNDEFDLDLLSFPEINAKSDLEWFGDFSPFHSPSLIQNLLAEHAKKPSTTTPKDANTCNTISIDNAEEEDQQMQEEQGKSTSDIDRTSPIDTLSMPLMELNDRSNTRMVSCQEQLRRLPILGKGETTGKGSPEKDVVDNAQPEDEVTSIVMQLSSSCQDLRVPEKDTVSKVSNSSQASTPALTRCYEYQDGEEDELSEGTKRQRTMPSSPTHMFNYEDDLSSAGETNDLFSSFIQTRTAANNNADSTPATQYGNQSSDHSK from the coding sequence ATGACAGACGTCTCGAAGATGGCTTTGAAAATTCTCTACACTCTGGACAACGGATCGAGTGGTACTTATCTAGCACGATCTAAAAGACCTCAGGCAGTGACTGTGATTACGATACCGAACCCTACTTCCCCAGGTGAAGGGGATCAGGCAAACTTCAGAATAGGTGCAGTGGAGCTGTCGCCAGTCCTTCAGGAAATATACATGAACTCACCCGAGCTTCTAAGTCACAATGGGTCGAAAAGCGGCCATGACTACAACTTATACTACAAAGATATATGCGAACTCGATGAACCATTGGTCAGTCTCGGATTACTCTCTCAAATACGGCACAAGCTGCGAAAAGAGAACGGGGAAGATATCGTGCAGGTAGATGAGcatgatgatgatgagaccTTTATTGTGACCGGAAGAATATGCTCAAATTCTGCTGCATTGCTGAAGAGGTCGTACAGCAATTCATGTAGTATCGACGCAGAGGAACGTACATCTAGTgagactttggaagtcaAGCTGAGATTTATACGTGTCGTAACCGAGAAGACCTCTAGACGTCCAAGTAATACGGTGTCGAGAATGCCACGAACTCCGCTGGCAGTCCAAACGCAACAACAACATGTCATGAGTAAGCCAACCGCACGTCCTCAGAAGTTAATACGACCAGTAAAGGGCACCGTAGTCAAACGACAGATGAATCAGACTCCGGCACCAAAGGCGGAGAGAACACAGTCATTACCAATATGGAATCCCAAACAACAAATGTCCAACAATACTGCATTTCCCGcaaattcaattgctcataAAATCTACCTTGCTGATAGGAAAACTGACAATGTTCAGCCAGCCACTCAACAACCTTTAGCATATCAAATTAATGCCCTACAGCAGGATAATACCATACAGAAATATAAAGTTGACGATTCAGTCAGCAAAAGATTTGACTTCATGCTcaataagaagaaagaccCGCAACAGGATCAACAACAGGGGAAAGCTCAGACAGTCGTTAAGAAGACAACGGCAGCAAAAGCACGAAGGTTCAATACTATGGCGGCAATTCCAGTGCCGCCTGCTGAGTCTAAGCCAAAGATcatatcaaagaaatcacaACGCTCAGAATCGATCTGCGAAGAAAACCTAGCACCGATTACCGAAGAGaactttgttcttcaggATTTGCTCGAAGGTATGTCTAATAAGAGGCAAAGCCAGGGATACACTGAGGATAACAAGGAAAATCAACCTCAAATGAACGATGAGTTCGATCTAGACCTGTTGTCATTCCCGGAGATTAATGCCAAGAGTGATTTGGAGTGGTTCGGTGACTTCAGTCCTTTTCATTCACCTTCATTGATCCAAAATCTTTTAGCTGAGCACGCCAAGAAACCATCTACTACAACCCCCAAAGATGCGAATACTTGTAATACTATTTCCATTGATAACgctgaagaggaagatcAACAAATGCAAGAAGAGCAGGGGAAATCGACAAGTGATATTGATAGAACATCACCAATAGATACTTTGTCGATGCCATTGATGGAATTGAACGACCGCTCGAATACGCGTATGGTTTCCTGTCAAGAACAACTGCGAAGACTACCAATACTTGGAAAGGGAGAGACCACTGGTAAAGGCAGCCCAGAGAAAGATGTGGTTGACAATGCACAaccagaagatgaagtgaCATCGATAGTCATGCAGCTTTCCTCATCGTGCCAGGATCTACGAGTTCCAGAGAAGGACACAGTTTCCAAGGTATCAAACTCATCGCAAGCCTCGACGCCAGCATTAACCCGATGCTATGAATACCAGGATggtgaggaagatgaattaAGTGAGGGAACCAAGAGACAAAGGACCATGCCTTCTTCGCCCACTCATATGTTCAACTACGAAGATGACCTTTCAAGCGCAGGCGAAACCAATGATCTTTTTTCCTCCTTCATCCAAACAAGAACAGCTGCGAACAACAACGCAGATTCAACACCAGCCACTCAATACGGAAATCAGTCAAGCGATCACTCTAAGTGA
- the CBC2 gene encoding nuclear cap-binding protein subunit CBC2 (similar to Saccharomyces cerevisiae CBC2 (YPL178W); ancestral locus Anc_6.171) — protein MSLAEFDEIKYDHSTKRLDNPSSYLLKKARKNPNGLDELRQSMKSATVYVGNLSFYTSEEQIYELFSKCGTIKRIVMGLDRFKFTPCGFCFVIYNKADEALNAVKYLSDTKLDDRNVTIDIDPGFEDGRQFGRGKSGGQVSDELRFEYDASRGGFAIPLAERVGSGGTDGSHMYHGQKHHRHHGGRRGRSDYGEIPDAMGQFRPQEQNDDQEEDNYVPQ, from the coding sequence ATGTCATTAGCGGAGTTCGATGAGATCAAGTATGATCATTCCACCAAGAGACTAGATAATCCATCGAGTTAtctattgaagaaagctaGAAAGAATCCCAACGGTCTAGATGAATTAAGAcaatcgatgaaatcaGCCACTGTATACGTTGGGAATCTATCATTTTACACATCCGAAGAACAAATTTACGAACTGTTTAGTAAATGTGGTACGATAAAGAGAATCGTCATGGGATTGGATCGTTTCAAGTTTACACCTTGTGGGTTCTGTTTTGTTATATACAACAAGGCAGACGAAGCCCTAAATGCAGTGAAATACCTTTCTGATACCAAGCTCGATGATAGGAATGTGACTATCGATATAGATCCTGGTTTCGAAGATGGCAGACAGTTCGGTCGTGGTAAGAGCGGTGGACAAGTAAGTGATGAATTAAGATTTGAATACGATGCCTCGCGTGGTGGATTTGCCATTCCCCTTGCAGAACGGGTTGGTAGTGGTGGTACCGATGGTAGCCACATGTACCATGGTCAAAAGCATCATAGGCATCATGGCGGACGTAGAGGAAGAAGTGATTACGGAGAGATTCCTGATGCAATGGGTCAATTCAGACCTCAGGAGCAAAACGATGatcaggaagaagataacTACGTACCTCAATGA